A section of the Oryza sativa Japonica Group chromosome 1, ASM3414082v1 genome encodes:
- the LOC4325348 gene encoding uncharacterized protein, giving the protein MTLGSGGMAAEEGGGNGEAAARGERCVVVAVEETCCACAQLVVGPPNPMMARYVYAFVFLATNLLAWTLRDFGHPVLAELRRLRGSCQGAGYCLGAEGVLRVSLGCFLFFFVMFLSTVRTRKTHDRRNSWHSEWWPAKIVLWMGFTVVPFFLPSPLIQLYGKIAHFGAGAFLVIQLVSVTRFITWLNDCCRSETNLKRCHMQVQVVSIAAYVGSILGVVLMYVWYAPRPSCKLNILFITVTLVLVQIMTGVSLSSKVKAGYLAPGLMGVYIVFLCWTAIRSEPHTEICNKKAEVATSADWVNIASFVIAVIVIVTATFATGIDSKCLQFKKAESEQPEDDDIPYGFGFFHFVFAMGAMYFAMLFVGWNANQTMEKWTIDVGWASTWVRVVNEWLAAIVYIWMVIAPIVWKGGQVGSSPEGT; this is encoded by the exons ATGACGCTGGGCAgcggcggcatggcggcggaggagggcggcggcaatggcgaggcggcggcgaggggggagaggtgcgtggtggtggcggtggaggagacGTGCTGCGCGTGCGCGCAGCTCGTGGTCGGGCCGCCGAACCCGATGATGGCGAGGTACGTGTACGCCTTCGTGTTCCTGGCGACCAACCTGCTCGCCTGGACGCTCCGCGACTTCGGCCACCCCGTCCTCGCCGAGCTCCGGCGACTCCGCGGCAGCTGCCAGGGCGCCGGCTACTGCCTCGGCGCCGAGGGCGTCCTCCGCGTCAGCCTCGGCTGCTTC CTGTTCTTCTTCGTGATGTTCTTGTCGACGGTGAGGACGAGGAAGACGCACGATCGCCGGAATTCATGGCACTCCGAGTGGTGGCCGGCGAAGATCGTGCTGTGGATGGGCTTCACCGTcgtccccttcttcctcccctcgcCTCTCATCCAGCTCTACG GGAAGATCGCGCATTTCGGAGCAGG GGCGTTTCTGGTGATCCAGCTCGTCAGTGTCACCCGGTTCATCACCTGGCTGAACGACTGCTGCCGGTCAGAGACCAACCTGAAGAGATG ccaTATGCAGGTGCAGGTGGTGTCGATCGCGGCGTACGTGGGCTCCATCCTGGGCGTGGTGCTCATGTACGTGTGGTACGCGCCGCGGCCGTCCTGCAAGCTCAACATCCTCTTCATCACCGTCACCCTCGTCCTCGTCCAGATCATGACCGGCGTCTCGCTCAGCTCCAAG GTGAAGGCTGGCTACCTGGCGCCTGGGCTGATGGGGGTCTACATCGTGTTCCTCTGCTGGACAGCGATCAGGAG TGAGCCTCACACAGAGATTTGCAACAAGAAAGCCGAGGTTGCAACGAGTGCAGATTGGGTTAACATCGCG AGCTTCGTGATCGCGGTGATCGTCATCGTCACGGCGACATTCGCTACGGGGATCGATTCCAAGTGCCTCCAG TTCAAGAAGGCCGAGAGCGAGCAGCCCGAGGACGACGACATCCCGTACGGGTTCGGCTTCTTCCACTTCGTGTTCGCCATGGGCGCCATGTACTTCGCTATGCTCTTCGTCGGCTGGAACGCCAATCAAACCATGGAGAA GTGGACGATCGATGTCGGGTGGGCGAGCACCTGGGTCCGGGTTGTCAACGAATGGCTCGCGGCGATCGTGTATA TATGGATGGTGATTGCTCCAATTGTCTGGAAGGGAGGGCAGGTCGGCTCATCGCCAGAGGGCACATGA